The following proteins come from a genomic window of Asterias amurensis chromosome 15, ASM3211899v1:
- the LOC139948034 gene encoding V(D)J recombination-activating protein 1-like: MEHHQAVLAKLCRICARRLETAKQKQAGKSNTKPVDCSKYRKEAYAVFNLSTWEDNPEVHPGSVCYKCSRSLRYASQGDRLDSSPDHENALRLPRLKWTKHPRTGECDICEQFSRQTVGGHQPNRERPGQSVIVNSNKCTLPTHDLFGIEKDNCTSVSPLLEICGKSSEEQNIFICPICQCILSSPAIQTLCEHNFCAICLSSWFKYNNSPEVPCPVCRQPVHFTNVSPCPRVLRFQLSTLTTACSKCGSLGKLEKMLSHECPSKKADCHCKLCYAPSEPPPSSEESEIIKAAKLLEKVASQHVRGTPIPPQIEAAADRWTWHKLKVHGTAKLKTPGRVSTFKKYVHTVFKFDFKCQ; encoded by the coding sequence ATGGAGCACCACCAGGCAGTTTTGGCAAAATTGTGCCGTATATGTGCAAGAAGGCTAGaaactgcaaaacaaaaacaagctgGTAAGAGTAATACAAAACCCGTTGACTGTTCGAAGTACAGAAAAGAAGCGTATGCTGTTTTTAATTTAAGTACATGGGAAGATAACCCGGAGGTTCACCCTGGATCAGTCTGCTATAAATGTTCACGATCTCTACGCTATGCATCACAGGGCGACAGATTAGATAGTAGTCCTGACCATGAAAATGCATTACGTTTACCAAGACTAAAGTGGACAAAGCATCCTAGGACTGGTGAATGTGATATCTGTGAGCAGTTTTCTAGGCAAACTGTTGGGGGTCATCAACCGAACAGAGAGCGACCCGGTCAATCTGTAATTGTTAATTCCAACAAGTGTACTTTACCAACACATGATCTGTTTGGAATAGAAAAGGACAACTGCACTTCTGTAAGCCCTTTGCTTGAAATTTGTGGCAAATCTTCCGAGGAGCAAAACATTTTCATATGCCCCATTTGTCAATGCATATTGAGCAGTCCAGCCATCCAAACACTCTGTGAGCATAATTTTTGTGCCATTTGCCTATCCTCCTGGTTTAAGTACAACAACAGCCCTGAGGTACCATGTCCAGTGTGTAGGCAGCCAGTACACTTCACAAATGTATCACCATGCCCAAGAGTTCTACGCTTTCAATTGAGCACATTGACAACAGCTTGCTCAAAATGTGGCTCTTTAGGGAAATTAGAGAAAATGCTATCGCATGAATGCCCCTCAAAAAAAGCCGACTGCCATTGCAAGTTGTGTTATGCACCCAGTGAACCTCCACCCTCATCTGAGGAGTCAGAAATCATAAAGGCAGCCAAACTTCTGGAAAAAGTTGCTTCACAGCATGTAAGAGGGACTCCAATTCCACCCCAAATTGAAGCTGCAGCAGACAGGTGGACATGGCACAAGCTGAAGGTTCATGGAACTGCAAAGCTGAAAACCCCTGGTAGGGTAAGTACATTCAAAAAGTATGTTCATACTGTGTTCaagtttgattttaaatgtCAGTAA
- the LOC139948035 gene encoding uncharacterized protein, with protein MRKRQSSLLKDNLHGCLQPMLLPSNKATGVNGKVTVDVPFVFVKDLPAMILDYLERHQSKGSLTWHNGVIPENEIWIKVGGDKGGTSFKLAFQIANTHRPNSLQNTVVFACFEAPDSTANLQCLIPILEQLSSLQRQTWREKIIRTFVFGDYELLTKIYGICSCNARYCCLYCHTSKADMQAPLEEQDQSVQYRSLASLAESYKAYQEDGCRKVRAKDVSNSVIAKAMIPVEIDQVVIPSLHISLGIYKKLFDMFESSCHNIDLKLYKWSVEFADEDDDNSATNFEQQISNEFERQQKIDSVMTQKQKELEQLEEELPLQFFQDQKNAGKAFEGIANKAFKIRCELEEMEHTQNVADLPFGTGPIASGLDDTLKRHRVERQAYHGKAFVGNHVQKCCRIEVIKDLTATPKNVMKDMICDTIPVVRYTDLIREASSIGETFMEIFMKFADVHFAINHAKAVSTEDLNQIDACITDFMSSYRRMFPGHSITPKMHLLERHAVEQLRRFGVGFGLMNEQGGELVHTEFNRTGRVVHGMKDNLQRLLTIMRRHHVSTTPEIQAQVITAVKRPKEE; from the exons ATGCGGAAACGACAGAGCAGTCTCTTGAAAGACAACTTACACGGTTGTCTTCAGCCCATGCTCCTTCCATCCAACAAGGCTACTGGGGTAAATGGAAAAGTCACTGTAGATGTCCCCTTTGTGTTTGTGAAGGATCTCCCTGCGATGATCCTTGATTATCTTGAACGACATCAATC GAAAGGATCCCTGACTTGGCATAACGGCGTTATTCCCGAGAACGAGATATGGATTAAGGTAGGTGGGGATAAAGGAGGAACCTCCTTTAAACTCGCCTTCCAAATCGCCAACACCCACCGCCCCAATTCTCTTCAAAACACTGTGGTATTCGCTTGTTTTGAAGCTCCAGATTCGACTGCTAACTTACAGTGTCTCATTCCGATCCTTGAGCAGCTGTCATCACTTCAACGTCAGACTTGGAG AGAGAAGATAATCCGCACATTCGTCTTTGGAGACTACGAACTTCTCACCAAGATTTATGGCATCTGCAGCTGCAATG CCCGTTATTGCTGCTTATATTGTCACACCTCAAAGGCTGACATGCAGGCTCCATTGGAAGAACAAGATCAAAGTGTTCAGTACAGAAGCCTTGCATCACTTGCAGAAAGTTACAAAGCATACCAGGAAGATGGCTGTCGCAAGGTTCGGGCAAAAGACGTATCAAACAGTGTCATAGCAAAGGCAATGATTCCTGTTGAGATTGATCAA GTGGTGATTCCTAGTCTCCACATATCCCTCGGCATCTACAAAAAGTTGTTTGATATGTTCGAAAGCAGCTGTCACAACATTGACCTTAAATTGTATAAGTGGTCTGTGGAGTTTGCTGATGAGGACGACGACAACAGTGCAACCAACTTTGAACAGCAGATCTCCAATGAGTTTGAAAGGCAACAGAAGATCGACAGTGTCATGACCCAAAAACAAAAAGAGCTAGAACAACTTGAAGAGGAGCTACCATTGCAATTTTTTCAAGACCAAAAAAATGCGGGGAAAGCATTCGAAGGAATTGCTAACAAGGCCTTTAAGATCCGATGTGAACTAGAGGAAATg GAACACACGCAGAATGTTGCAGATCTGCCATTTGGCACCGGACCCATCGCCAGTGGTCTTGATGACACCCTAAAGAGACACAGAGTAGAAAGACAGGCGTATCATGGGAAGGCCTTTGTGGGCAACCACGTACAGAAGTGTTGCAGG ATAGAAGTCATCAAAGACCTTACAGCCACGCCAAAGAATGTGATGAAAGATATGATATGTGACACCATCCCAGTTGTCAGATACACCGACCTAATACGCGAGGCTTCATCAATTGGTGAAACCTTCATGGAAATATTCATGAAGTTCGCCGATGTACACTTTGCCATTAATCATGCCAAAGCTGTGTCAACAGAAGACTTAAATCAAATTG ACGCCTGTATCACTGACTTCATGTCTTCATACCGAAGGATGTTTCCAGGTCATTCAATTACCCCCAAGATGCACCTCCTGGAACGCCATGCAGTGGAGCAGCTTCGGAGATTTGGTGTAGGGTTTGGACTAATGAACGAGCAGGGTGGCGAGCTCGTCCACACTGAGTTCAATAGAACAGGTCGTGTTGTTCATGGTATGAAAGATAATCTGCAGCGTCTTCTCACCATCATGAGGCGTCATCATGTTAGCACCACACCAGAAATCCAGGCTCAGGTGATCACTGCTGTAAAAAGACCAAAGGAGGAATAA